A single window of Microcoleus sp. AS-A8 DNA harbors:
- a CDS encoding Tab2/Atab2 family RNA-binding protein translates to MGIWQADFYRRPLRDATGQVLWELLICDATRHFTYEALCPQAEVNANWLVAQLRQAAGDKFPDVIQVFRPQSLSLMEAAAQQLSIAVEPTRGTKTLKQWLQERASQYPKQDGYTAEAYNPIAIDKPPPLPLPENLWGDRWRFASIPAGNIEEAFGDRPIPILQMPKFLLPLNLGLASTVAVPGVIIDGGRKSMQLARWLQDAQPVSLNYIAGAPDGLILEAGLVDRWVVATFEDTEVATAARTYEQRKSLSQGLHFLLVQPDDSGMTYTGFWLLQTEN, encoded by the coding sequence ATGGGGATTTGGCAAGCAGATTTTTATCGGCGTCCACTACGAGATGCAACGGGGCAAGTGCTGTGGGAGTTGTTAATTTGTGATGCAACTCGTCATTTTACCTATGAAGCTTTGTGTCCCCAGGCAGAAGTTAATGCTAACTGGCTGGTTGCCCAACTGCGGCAGGCGGCGGGTGACAAGTTTCCGGATGTGATTCAAGTGTTTCGCCCCCAGTCACTGAGTTTAATGGAAGCGGCAGCGCAGCAATTGAGTATCGCAGTGGAACCAACGCGAGGCACAAAAACGTTGAAACAATGGTTACAGGAACGGGCGTCGCAATACCCTAAGCAGGACGGTTACACGGCTGAGGCTTATAATCCCATTGCCATCGATAAACCGCCACCCTTGCCACTACCAGAAAATCTCTGGGGCGATCGCTGGCGCTTTGCGTCTATTCCTGCGGGTAACATTGAGGAAGCATTTGGCGATCGCCCCATCCCGATTTTACAGATGCCCAAATTTCTCTTACCCCTCAATCTGGGTTTAGCCTCAACGGTAGCGGTTCCCGGAGTAATTATTGATGGAGGGCGCAAGTCAATGCAACTCGCCCGTTGGCTTCAGGATGCTCAACCTGTCTCGTTGAACTACATCGCGGGTGCACCGGATGGGTTAATTCTAGAAGCTGGATTGGTTGATCGATGGGTTGTTGCCACATTTGAGGATACAGAGGTTGCAACAGCAGCGCGGACGTATGAACAACGCAAATCCCTCAGTCAGGGATTGCATTTTTTGTTAGTACAACCCGATGATTCGGGGATGACTTATACAGGTTTTTGGTTGTTGCAAACAGAAAATTAG